The segment CCAGATCGGGAGCGATGCCGTGACGCCGACGAGGTACCGCTCGTCGCCCGCGCCGGAGTCCGCGTCGCGGTAGAGCCGGTAGTCGAACCGCGCGTTGACGCTCGGGAGCCGGGCGAGGGAGGCGCGCGTGGCCTCGATCTCGCGCGCGTGCGTGATCTCCCTCGCCGCGACCACCTCGCCGCGAAGACTCATGGCTTCCGCGGAATCGGCCCGCGACACGCCGGCCGGCGGAGCGGCGGGGAGTGCTCCCAGCTCCTCCACGGACGCGCCGACGAGCTGCGAGAGCCGCTGCCGCGAGACCGCGGCGCGCGTCTCGGCGGAGAGCCACGAGGTCCGCGCTTCCGCCATGCGCGCGGAGGCGCGGAGCGTGTCGAGCTCCGGCACCTGGCCCATGCGGAAACGCTCCACCGCGGCGCGCCGGTGCTCCGTCGCGGCGGCCAGCGAGATCGAGTCGGCCCGAAGCGCGCTCCGCGCCCTCACCGCGGCGACGAAGATCCCGACCGCCTCGAGAACGCGATCGGCCACGCCCGCGCGCTCCGAGGCGTCCGCCGCGGACCGCAGCGAGCCCGAGAGGGAAGGCGTGCTCCGTCCCAGGCCCGAATTCCAGATCGGCTGCTCGACGACCAGGCCGCCGTTCCATGCGCCGCTGGGCGGGGGATCGTTGAGCGAGGGCAGCGCGAAATCGTCGGTCGTGAACCGCCCCTGCTGGAGCTTCTGCGAGAAGAGGAGCGCCGGATCGTCCGTGCGCGTGAAGCCTCCGTCCACGGCGAGCCGCGGCGAGAGCGAGGAGAGGGTCGAGCCGGCCGCGGCGCGCCCCGCCTCGCCCCGGCTCCGGGCGGCCTGGATGCCGGGGTCCTTCTCCATGACCGCGGCGACCACGCGATCCAGGGTCCACGGCTCCGCGCGCGCGGGGTCCGGGCCGAAGCCGATGCCGAGCGCGAGCAGGACCGGGAGCGAAGCTGCTAGGATGCGGGCGAAATCTCCCTGTGCGGCGTTCGCGCGGTGGTCCGCGCGCGAGTCGGTGCATGGACGATGAGGTCGCATTTCGAATCGTGAGTGGCATGGAGCGGCGAAAAGGGTCCGCCAAGAAAGGCAACTCTTTGCAACGCAGCGACTTGAAGCGACTGGTCGGCGCAAACGGGCGCGCCCCGAGGGAGCTCGTGCTGACGCGCGAGGAGGAACGGCGACTCCTGCGAGACGCCCGCGAGGGCGATGCGGTCGCGCTCCGGCGTCTCCTGGAGCGCGTCTCGCCGCCGATCTACCGCTTCGGTCGCGGCTTCTGCGGCGACACCGAGGACGCCAAGGACGTCATGCAGGAGGTGTTGGTCTCGCTGGTGCGCTCGCTCCCGTCGATCCGGGGCGATTCATCGATCACCACCTGGGCCTACACGGTCGCACGACGCGCCTGCGCGCGCCAGCGAAGGCGCAGCAGGGATCGCGAGATGCGCGAGCCGGAGTCCGGGCTGGAGCACGTGGCGGCGCCCGAGGACAGGACTTCCGATCCCTCGCGCGAGGCAGAGCGACGCGAGGTGGAAACCGCGGTCCGGGACGCGATCCTCCTCCTCCCGCCGCCTCAGCGGGAGGCCATCGTCCTGAGAGATCTGGAAGGTGTGTCCGCACGTGAGGCGGCCCGCATTCTGCGCGTCTCCGAGCGAGCGCTGAAGTCGAGGCTCCACCGGGCGCGCCTTGCCCTGCGCGACGCGCTCGCCGGAAGTCTCGGCGAGACGCCGCCTGCCGGCATTCCGGGGAGCTGCCCCGACGCGGGCAGGCTCCTGAGCCGCTACCTCGAGGGAGAGCTGAACGCGCGCACCTGCGCCTCGATGGAATCGCATCTCCGTACGTGCCGCTCGTGCGGCCGCGCGTGCCGCGCGCTGAAGCGCTCGCTCACGCTGTGTCGCCGCTACGGATCGCGGCCGCTCTCCACCGCCGCACGCAAGTCGCTGCGCGGTGCGATCCGCGGAGCCATCGCGGAATCCCGCTCGGCCCCACGCTCCTCGCGCTCCTCGCGCTCCTCGCGCTCCTAGACCGCTTCTCCGAGTGTGCGATCAGGAGACGGCGTGCTCCTCCGGGATGCGATCCCGCAGCCCCGAGATACCGTGCTCGCGCGCGCAGTGCACGCAGCAATAGAGCCCCGCCTCGGCCTCGACGCCGTGCCCGATGATGCGGCACCCGCAGTGCCCGCAGGTGGGGGCGAGCACGTGGATCGCGCACTCGAAACTGTCGAACACGTGCCGCGTTCCCTGGAAGACCACCTCGAACGACTTGTCGTACTCGTTTCCGCAGCTTTCGCAGCGAGCCATGTCTCCTCCGATCCGCCGGCGCGAGCCAGGCGGCTTTGTAGGACCGCGTTGTAAGCGCGCTTCGAAGGGCCGCCCACCGACTGCACCCGGCGCCCGGCCTCCGACGTTCCGCAGCCGAAACTGATGCGGCCCCTGTAGCTTGCGGGCGCACGCCGCCCGGCGAAACATCCCGCTCCGAACTGGCGCGGGCCGTGCTAATTACCGGGTCATGCAAGTCATGAGCCCACATCTCGCGAACGGCCTCCGCGCCGCTGCCTGGCGCGGGGTCGCGCGATCCGACGCGCCGGACGAGGAACGGAAGGACACGTCGAAGCTCCGGGCCGGAACGGCTGCATCGTTCCGAAGAGCGTTTCTCATCATCGCCGCCTGGCTGATCGCGCTCCTCCTGGTCCCGATCGTCTTCTTCCAGCTCGCCTAGCCGGGCGTCCCCCCGCGGCTACGCCGTGGAGCGCCGGGCTGCTACGATGCCGCCCCATGCGCCTTCCCGACCTGCTCGCGACGAAGCGGGGCCGCCTCCTCGCGTTCTTCCTCCTCTACGTGGCCGAGGGCATTCCCGCCGGGTTCACGGGGACGGCCGTCGCGACCCAGATGCGGCGCCAGGGTCTCGATCCCGCCGCGATCGGAGGCTTCCTCTCGGTCCTCTACATTCCCTGGGCGTTCAAGTGGGCGCTCGGTCCATTCGTCGATGTCGTGACCGTGGAGCGGTGGGGAAGACGCCGCTTCTGGATCCTGCTCACGCAGACCCTGATGGCGGCGACCGTGGTGGCCGCCATGTTCGTGGACCTGAAGACCCACCTCTTCCTCTTCACGTCCGTGATCTTCGTTCTGAACGTCTTCAGCGCGACGCAGGACGTCGCGATCGATGCGCTCGCCGTGAACTCGCTCCACAAGGAGGAGCGCGGCGCCGCGAACGGGCTCATGTTCGGAGGATCGTTCCTCGGAAACGCGATGGGCGGAGCCGGCGTGCTGCTCCTCACGCCCTGGATCGGATTTCGCTCCACGTTCCTGCTCGTGGCCGCCGCGATTCTCGCGATCACGCTCCTCGTGGCGGCGCCGCTCCGCGAGGTGGTCCGGGCGGATGCGATCCGTGCGGCGCGGGGCACCCTGCGCGACGTGGGGCGAGCCGTCGGCGAGTTCGCGCGCGAGGCCCTGGGGGCGTTCGCGCGGTCGCGCCCCGCGCTCGCGGCGGTCTTCCTCGCGCTCCTCCCCATGGGTCCGTACGCGCTCTCCTTCTCCGTCCTGTCCAACCTCTCCGTCGAGCTCGGCCTGAACGATCAGCAGGTCGGGCTGCTGAGCTTCCTGAGCGCGATCATCGGAGCCTCGTTCTGCGTTCTCGGCGGCTGGATTTCCGATCGGTTCGGACGCCGCCGGTCCCTCGCCGCCTTCATCGCCGGAATGGCGGTTCCGACCGTGTTGCTGGCGGTCGTCATGGCGCGTTTCGGGTGGTGGATGCCGGTCGACCCGACCCTCACCAACCGGCCGGCGCCGCCCGCCGAGCTCCTCTCGCTCTTCTGGGGCCTCACCCTGCTCTACGCGGTCTTCAACGGGCTCATGTACGGGGCGGGAACGGCCATCTACATGGACGTGACCGACCCGCGAGTCGCGGCGACGCAGTTCACGGCGTACATGGCCCTCTGCAACGTGGTGTACGCCTACACGCCGAAGTGGCAGGGGATCTCCCTCGTCCGGCTCGGGTATCCCGCCACGCTCGCGATCGATACGGCCTTCGGGCTCGTGTGCCTCCTCCTCGTCCCGCTCCTCAAGGGCCAGGGCCCGGGGAAACGCGAGGAGCCCGCGCCGGGTGCGGCCGTGCCGGAGACCGTGCCCTCGTAACCCCAGGCAGGGGTTGGTGCGGCCGGTGCGAACCGGCCGAAACCTCGAAGCGCCCGCGGGCGTAGGAACCGGTGAGTTCTCGCGCTTCCGCCTCGGGGAGCCATTGAAATTTCACTTCCATTTTCAATCGCGAGGAGTAGGCTGAATCCATGGCCGCCCGATCCGCTCGATCCGCTCGACCCGACCGTACGATCTCGGAGCCGGCGCAGCTCCAGGTGCTGGCGTCGCCCCTGCGCCAGGAGATCCTCGATCTCCTCGCCCGGACCGGCGCCGCGCAGGTCGCCGAGATCGCGTCCCTGCTCGGGCGCCCCGCGGACAGCCTCTACTATCACCTCCGGGAGCTGGAGCGCGTGGGGCTGGTCGTCTCGTCCCGCGCGCGCGCGAATGGAAGCCGGGGCGAGATGCTCTTTCGAGCGGCCCAGCGGGAGCCCACGCTCTTCCACGACGTCTCGTCCCCCAGCAATACCTCCGCCGTCGAGTCGATCGTGGCCTCCATGCTCCGACTGGGGATCCGTGACTTTCGAAACGCCTCCGCGTCGGACGGCGTGTGCACGCATGGCCCTCGCCGCGAGCTCTGGGCGCTTCGCGTGACAGGCTGGCTCGATCCGAGCCAGGTCGCCGAGATCAACCGGCGGATTCACGACCTGAAGGACGCGGTGGCCAGGCCGCGCTCCCGTGGCAAGCTCTACGCGATCACGATCCTGCTCACGCCGCTGACGCACCGCACCCGTCGGAAGCCGCAACGCCGGAAGCCGGCCGGAAGGAGCCGGGCCCGATGATCCTTCCGTTTCACCCCGTTCTCACGAGGAGGGAAGTCCCATGCTCGCCGCCCGCGCTCTGGTCAAGGTCTACCCCGGCCCCGTCACCGCGCTGAACGGGATCGACCTCGACGTCCCTCCAGGGATGTTCGGGCTCCTCGGTCCCAACGGCGCGGGGAAGTCCACGTTCATGAAGATCCTCGCCGGCCTCCTCGAGCCGACGAGCGGGCGCGTGACGCTCGACGGCGAGGACATCCTGGCCCATCCGGAGCGCCTCTGGCCCCGGCTCGGCTACCTGCCGCAGGAGTTCGGGTTCTACCCGCATCTCTCCGGCGAGGCCATGCTCTCCCATCTCCTCGAGCTGAAGGGAGTGCAGGCGCCGCAGGGCCGGAAGAAGCTCGTGCGCGAGCTCCTCGAGCGCGTGAACCTCGCGCATGCCGCGAAGCGGGCCGTAAAGGGGTACTCGGGCGGCATGCGGCAGCGGCTCGGCATTGCGCAGGCGATCGCGGGGAACCCGCGGCTCATCATCGTGGACGAGCCGACCGCCGGGCTCGACCCGGAAGAGCGCCTCCGCTTCTACCATCTCCTGTCCGAGCTCGCGGCGGACCGGATCGTGCTCCTCTCGACCCACATCGTCGAGGACGTCGCGGTTCTCTGTCCTCAGTTCGCCGTGATCCGGGAGGGACGTCTCCTCGCGGTCACGACGCCGGCGGGGGCTCGTGCGCACATCCAGGGGCACATGTACGAGGGAACGGTCGAGGTGAGCGACCTGCCGCGGCTTCGTGAAGAGCACACCGTCACGCAGGCGCTCCTCGTCGAGGGACGCAATCGCGCGCGGCTGTACGACCCGTCGGATCGGCCGCCGGACGGGTTCCAGCAGGTTCCGGCCACGCTCGAGGACGCGTATCTGGTCCTGATGCGACAGGCCACGAGGAACGGAGGCGCTCCCGCCGGAGCGCCGGCGCGCGAGAACGGCGCTCCCGCGCGGGCCGCCGCGGAGGTGCTGGGATGAGCTTCCGCCGCTTCGCCGCCACGTTCTGGCTGGAATTCTCGCACGCGGTTCGCAGGCCGCTCTTCATCGTGCTCGCGGTCATCCTCGCCCTGAGCGGCTTCGGTCTCTCGAGCGGGAGCATGCAGATCTCCTCGGGGGACAGCTCGGTCGGCGGCACGAAGGCCTGGATCACGTCCGAGTTCGCCCAGACGCAGATGATGACGTTCATCATCCTCCTCTACTACGGCTTCTTCCTCTCGATCGCGGCCGGACTCGGGCTCCTGCGCGATCGCGAGCTCAAGATCGACGTGCTCCTCCAGACGACGTCGCTCCGTCCGGGCGAGTACGTGCTGGGGCGGTTCACCGCCGTGTTCGCGATCTTCGCGGTGCTCCTCTTCTGGCAGGTGATGGTGAACGCGTTCTTCAACCACCTGGTCCCGAACCCGAACGCGGCCGAGATGCGGGGGCCCTTCCTGCTCTCGAGCTACGTCGTCCCGGTCCTGACGCTGGGGCTTCCGTTCGTCGTCTTCTTCGCGGGGCTCTCGATGCTGATCGGAGAGCGCACCCGGAGCGCGATCCTCGTCTTCGTGCTGCCGGTCGCGCTCCTCCTCGTGTGCGCGTTCTTCCTGTGGACCTGGTCCCCGTCGTGGCTCGACCAGGGCCTGAACCGGCTCATGCAGATCCTGGACCCGTCGGGGTACCGGTGGCTCAACGAGACGCACCTCAAGGTGGACCGAGGCGTGGAGTACTACAACACGCAGCCCGTTCCCTACGACGCGGTCTTCTGGCTGAACCGCGTCTGGATGCTGGCGATCGGGTTCGTCGCGCTCTGGCTCACGGTGCGCGCGGTCGAGCGCTCCCGGAAGGGAGTGGTCGCGAGCCGCCGCGCGCTGGCGCGCTCCCGGAAGGCGGCCGCGGTCGAGGCGGCCGCCGCTCCCATTCGCCCCGTCGTGGCGGGCGAATTCGGGACGAGCGGCAGGGGTCCTTCGTTCGTGCAAGGCGTGCTGGCGGTCGCAGCCGCCGAAGGGCGGGAGCTCCTGAGACAGCCGGGGCTCTACATCTTCATTCCCCTGATCCTGCTCCAAGCTCTCGGAAACGCGCTGGTCGCGATCGGCCCGTTCGACACGCCGATCCTGCTCACGCCGGGTATCACCGCCGTGGGGATCGGGAATCAGATCACGACCTTCGCGTGCATGCTCCTCCTCTTCTACACGGTCGAGTCCCTCGAACGGGAGCGGACCACCGGTCTCGCCTCGGTGCTCTACTCCACGCCGCTCCGGACCGGGGCGTATCTCTTCGGAAAGGCCCTCGCGAACAGCATGGTCGCGGTGGCGGTCCTCCTCGCCTCGCTCGCCGCGAGCGCGATCGCGCTGGCGGTTCAGGGGAAGGTTCCCTTCTCGTTCGAGCCGTACCTCGTCGTCTGGGGGCTCCTCCTCGTTCCGACGTTCCTCGTGTGGACCTCATTCGTGACCGCCCTCTACGCCGCGGTGGGAAACCGTTACGGCGCGTACGCGCTCGCGGTGGCGGCGCTGATCTTCAGCGGATACCGTGCGCTCACGGGCGGGATGAACTGGGCGGGGAACTGGCCGCTCTGGGGCGTCCTCCGGTGGAGCGACATGGGCTTCTACGAGACCGACCGCCTGGCGATCGTCCTGAACCGCGTCATGATCCTGGGCCTCACGGTCTTCTTCACGGCGGTCGCGGTGCGGCTCTTCCGCCGCCGCGCCGTGGACGGGGTGCGGCTCATGCACCGGCTCGCGCCGCGGCAGCTCTTCCGCACGGGTGTGAGCCTCTCGCCGTACGCCGTCGTGCCCGCGGTCTGCTGCGTCGCGCTGATGTTCCAGGTGAGCCAGGGCCTCGAGGGCGGCGCCATGAAGAAGGCGAAGAAGGACTACTGGGCGAAGAACCTCAAGACCTGGCTGAACGCGCCGCTCCCCGACATCGCGCGTGTGGACGTCGCGCTCCGGATCGATCCGGCGAAGCACTGGCTCTCGAGCCAGGGGACGCTCACGCTCGTGAACCGGGAAGCCACGGAGCTCGCGGCGATCCCCCTCTCCGGAGGATGGCACTGGGACAGCCTGACGTGGACGATGGACGCGAAACCGTACACCCCCGATGACTCGAAGCGCCTCTACCTCTTCAGGCCGGACCGGCCCCTCGCGCCGGGAGACAGTGTCACGATCGGATGGAAGTGGGACGGCGTGTTCCCGAAGGGGATCACGAAGAACGGTGGGAACACGGACGAGTTCATCCTTCCGTCCGGCGTCGTGCTCACCGGATTCAGCCCGAGCTTCATGCCGGTGGTCGGCTTCATGGAAGACGTCGGCGAGACGAAGGACAACCGCACCGAACCCAAGCAGTATCCGCGGGATTACTGGAAGGGCGTCACGAAGGGCGGATACGGAGCCACCGCGTGGTTTCCGGCGAGGGTGACGGTGACCGGTCCCGCGGAGTACACCCTCAACTCGGTCGGCGTCTGCACGAAGAACGAGGTGAAGGACGGGTGGCGCACGCAGGTCTGGGAGACGGACCATCCTGTGAAGATCATGAACGTCGTGTGCGGCCGATGGAAGGAGAAGAGGGGCGAGAGCACCACGATCTACTACCACCCGGCCCACACGTACAACCTCCAGGAGATGTCGGCGACCCTCGACGCGGCGCGGAAGTGGTACTCGGAGTGGTTCCTGCCGTATCCGTGGCGCGAGCTCAAGCTCTCGGAGTTCCCGGCGCTCGCCGGATACGCGCAGGGATTCGGCACCAACATCACGTTCAGCGAGAACATCGGCTTCCTCACGAAGAACGACGAGAAGACGAACGCGACGTTCCTCGTCACCGCGCACGAGGCGGCCCACCAGTGGTGGGGAAACATCCTGACGCCCGCGAACGGGCCCGGCGCGGACTTCCTGAGCGAGGGGATGTCGCACTTCTCCACGCTCCTCCTCTTCGAGCAGGTCAAGGGGCCCAAGGCCCGCATGGAGTTCGCGAAGGGGATCGAGTCGCGCTACGGCGATCGCCGGCGGCCGGACGAGGAGCGCCCGATGTACGAGATCGACGGCAAGCGCCCCTCGGACGAGACGGTGATGTACGACCGCGGCGGCTGGGTGTTCTGGATGCTCTACGACTTCATGGGCCACGAGCGGGCGCTCGAGGGATACCAGCACTTCATCCGCACGTGGAGCCAGAGCCGCGACCACGCCGCGCTCCCCGACTTCGTGCTCGCGATGCGACCCTTCGCGGCGGACACCGCTTCGTACGACGCGTTCACGAAGCAGTGGTTCGAGGGCCGCGTCGTGCCCGAGTACCGGCTGGTCGGGACGTCGAAGAAGACGCCGGATGGACGCTACGAGGTCACCGTCAAGGTGACGAACCGCGGCACGGGACGGATGCCGGTCGAGGTGGCGGTCACGCGAGGCGAGCGCTGGGAGAAGACGGCTTCGGATTCCGCCGCGTATCGCGAGGCGCGCGCCCTGGTGAAGCCGGGGAAGGACGAGACCGAGACCGTGGTGGTGCGCTGCGACTTCGAGCCCGACCAGGTGGTGGTGGATCCCGACGTTCGCGTCCTCCAGCTGAACCGCAAGCTGGCGGTCGCGAAGCTCTGATCGACGGGTCTACTTCGTAGGGGGAGTCGTGGCGCGAGCCGTGTCGGGCGGCGTCGCGCGCTCGAAGAGCATCGCGGCGCTCACGCTGTCCTTCTCGTAGGAGATCGCGAGTCTTCCTCCGCTGAAGCCGAACTGGCGCGCGCGCCCCAGGAGATCGAGATACCGGGTCTCGATCTTCAAGACCGAGTCGGGGCACGCCATGCGGGTCGTGGCGATCGGTCCCGTCGTGAAGAGCCCCGCCATGTCGCCCGGCTGCGGCCGGGCGGAGTAGCTGTTGCACGCGGCGCGCCCGCTCAGGATTCCGTCCTTCACGCGCAGCGTCACGCGAGGGGCGCCGGGAGCCGGCTCCGCGTGCGACCAGGCCCGGAGCACCCAGTCGGCGCCGCCCATGGCGTCGAGCGTGAGCCGCGCGATCGAGTCGGGTGTGGAAGCCTCTCGGAGGCCGCCGGGCATGTAGTGCCACGACCGAGTCGCGAGCTCCCCGGGGCAGCACAGCGCATCGGTCGGTCCCGCCTGGACCACGTCGAGCGAGACGCGTCCGGCACGCACGGTTCCTCCCCGCACCTGAACGCGATCCCCGATCAGGGCGGTCGCGGTGTTGAGCGTCACCTCGCCGCTTCGCTGGACCAGCGCGAGGTAGATGTTCTCTCCCGTTCCTCCGGACCGCGATGCGAGGAGCACCAGCGCGTCCTCGCCTCCGTCCCCGTCCACGTCTCCCGTGAGGCGGAAGTCCCCGACCAGATTCACCGAGGGGCGAGCCGCGCCATCGGCCACGAAGGGGGCGCCTTCCCACCGGCCGTCGCGCAGCGTGATCGTGCTCTCCTCCCCGACACCCTGGAAGGTCGCGCTCCGGATCTGCTCGACGGACGGGGCGGGACGGAGCTTCACGACCGGGGGTGCCGGAGGCGGACCTTTGTGGCACGCGGTGCCGAGGATCGCGCCGAAGAGCAGCGCGGCGGCGAGCGCCTTGCGTGCGGGCGTGGAGATTGAAACCGGCGTCGACGGATTCATGAGGGAGTGTCTCGGAGGCCCCGGTCTCAGTCGAATTCCGCCTTCGCATCCGGCGGCGTTTGCTCGAGTCCCACGCGCCCGATCACGATCTCCGCGCGCGAGTAGTTCTCGCCCTTCATCTTGAAGCCCGAGAGTCGCCGCAGCATCGCGAGCTGTCCGGTATGCGTGAGCGCGTCGGCGATTCCGCCCTGGAAGATGCGCCCCGGGGCCCACGCGATGGGAGTGTCCGACGCGAGAAACCGGTCGAGTGCCGCGAGCGAATCGTAGAATCGAGCGATCTCCTGTTCCCACGGCAGCGGGATCGCGGTGGTCCACCGCGGTTCCCCCTGCGCCATGCGCAGCGCCCAGTCCATCAGGTCCCCCATGTGCGCCAGGATCTCGAGCGGCGAGGGTGACTCGGGGGCCGTGCGGTATCCAGCGAACTCCTCGGGCGTGCCGCGGACCGTCTTCCCGGCACGATAGGCGAGCGTCGCGAGCGCGTGGCGAAGAAAGCTGCGGACCGCGGGATCGGCGGGGGACAGAGCGGAATCCAATCGACCTCCGGGATGCTCCGACGCTTCGAAGCGCGGAGGGTATCACATCCGGGCCGGCGCCCGTCCGTGCCGCTACTCCGACTCCAGGCGAACGCGCGCGATCCCGTCACGGATCAGGTCGAGGCGCTTCGCGGCCTCGCGCGAGAGGTCGATGACCCGTCCCTTCGTGAAGGGCCCGCGATCGTTGATCGTGACGACCACTTCCTTGCGGTTCTCGAGGTGCGTCACCCGCACGCGCGTGCCGAAGGGAAGGGTCCGGTGCGCGGCCGTGAGGTCCCGCTCGTCGTAGACCGAGCCGCTCGCGGTGCGCCGGCCGTGGAAGGCGGTCGCGTAGTACGCGGCGATTCCCTCTTCGACGAACTCGTCGCCGGCCGTATCGTAGTCATGCGGCTTGGGTCCGGCGCTGCGCGCGGCACAGCCGCCGCCGAGGAGGAATCCAAGGAGGAGGAGCGCGGTCGAAAGCGATGGAACGTGGGGCGCGCGCATGGCCCCAGAACGATCGGCATGGATCAGGCGCTACTTGAGGGGTGAGGTGAAAGCCTCATGATTGCAGCTACTTACTCGTTCGCGTCCAGGTGGGGCGCGGCGATCCCGACACGGCGGAGGGACCATGAATCCAGTGGCGGAGAAAGCGATCGACACGAAACGGCTCGTCGCCCTCTTGAACGAGGATCTCTCGGGGGAGCTCGGGGCCATCGCGCAGTACATCGTCTACGCGGCCAAGGTGACCGGGCCCTTCCGGCCCCAGCTCGCGCAGTTCTTCCTCTCGGAGGTCCCGGGCGAGCAGGGACACGCGCAGTACCTCGCGAACAAGATCGTCGCCCTCGGCGGCGAGCCGACCACCGTGGCCCGTCCGGTCCCGCCCGCACGCAGCAATCGTGAGATGTTGGAAGCGGTGCTCGAGGCGGAGCGCCGCGCGCGGACCGATTACACGGAGCGCGCGCGCCAGGCCGAGGAGCTGGGAGACAAGGGC is part of the Candidatus Eisenbacteria bacterium genome and harbors:
- a CDS encoding ferritin-like domain-containing protein, encoding MNPVAEKAIDTKRLVALLNEDLSGELGAIAQYIVYAAKVTGPFRPQLAQFFLSEVPGEQGHAQYLANKIVALGGEPTTVARPVPPARSNREMLEAVLEAERRARTDYTERARQAEELGDKGLQVQLENIVADESGHFDETERILREWPL